The DNA window ATGCTTAGGGTAATTAGTTTGTGGCATATTTGTTTCAGGTCCACTTGCTTTCTTCAGAGTGCATTCAGGAAGCACAGAGAGTGAATGCTGCACAGGAAAGAGAAGTAAACTTAAGGAAAATAGCTgctctagagagagagaaatatctTGAAGCTGAGAAGGAGGCTGATGTGGCTAAAAAACTTCTTGCGGAAGAGACATATGAAAGGCAGATGGCAGAACTCATGATACATAAAGAATCATTAGAGAAAAACAGAATTGTTGATGCACTAATGTTTGGTGATCTACGTTATAGAAGGTACACAAGAGATGACATACATATTGCAACCTGTTCTTTTGAAGAAGATAAATTGATTGGCGAAGGAGCATATGGTAAAGTTTACAAGTGCCGCCTTGATCACACCTCAGTTGCTGTTAAAACTCTTCACCCTGAGGCTTCTGACAGAAAGAAGGAGTTTCTAAAAGAGGTTTGACCCTCATTTTGTCTATCTTTTTAGCATATCCCAATACTACACAACTGAAGCTGCGTTATAGTGGCAAGCTTACCCATCATGCACTTAGGTATATTATCATGAATAAGACTGGTCTACACAGTATTTGGTAACCGAAAGGATAGTATCCTTCATACACCCAATGATTATGGAAAAATACTAAACACTCCGCCCGAAGTTAGTGATGTGTAGTCCTCATTGGGATGCCCCAAGCTAAGTGGCACATTTCTTCTTTCGGCAAAAATGAACTCCtatactctcttactttattctcttctctcttctactttattatatctacatttaactcactaaaaCTCTCTTTTTATTCCCGTGCCAACATAAAATCATCACTTAAGtcaggacggagagagtaatacaTAGGTCTGGTATGCTATATTTAGATATAAGGAGCTATTAGCGCACTATCTTTTCTGTAGCAGCATATTGTAATTTTGATGTATCTTGTGATGATAATAACTATGGAAAATATGCAGGTAGAAGTGCTTAGTCAATTACGCCATCCTCACATTGTATTGTTACTTGGAGCCTGTCCAGAACTTGGCTGTCTTGTTTATGAGTATATGGAGAATGGAAGTCTGGAAGATCATATCCTGCCCAGGAGGGGCAGACCCCCCCTTCCTTGGCCTCTTCGATTTCGGATAGCATTTGAGGTTGCTTGTGGACTTTCCTTCCTGCACCACACGAAGCCAGAGCCTATAGTTCATCGGGATCTGAAACCTGGAAACATTTTGCTAGACAAATACTATGTGAGCAAAATCGGTGATGTAGGTCTGGCCAAGTTCATCTCCGATCTCGTGCCTGACAATATAACTGAGTATGGGGAGTCTGTTATAGCAGGCACCCTGTTTTACATGGATCCTGAATACCAGAGAACAGGAACTCTTCGACCAAAATCCGATCTGTACTCTTTTGGAGTAATAGTCCTCCAGCTATTGGCTGCACGTCATCCCAATGGGCTTATAATGAAGTTTGAAAATGCTATGAGCAGTGGCAATTTCTCGGATGTTCTTGATAAGTCGGTTGCAGATTGGCCGCTGGCTGAAGCAGTACAACTCATACAGGTAGCGTTGAACTGCTGCAAACTCAGATGCAGAGATCGACCAGACCTTGACACCGAAGTACTGCCCGTTTTGAAAAAACTTGCAGAGTTTGCTGATTCCAGTAGATTGTCCCAAAGAGACCTCAGACAGCCACCTAAACACTATTACTGCCCTATTCTTCAGGTACGAATATTACAAACAACATACATTGTAAAAAAATTTTACTTTCGAGCATCCATCTTAGTCTTCCTTCCTTGGCATTGCGCCATACAAATGGTTGCAGGAAACAATGGAAAATCCCTTCATAGCAGCTGACGGTTTCAGCTATGAGCACTACGCGATAGAGGCATGGCTTGACAGGCACGATGTATCCCCGGTGACAAAACAAAAACTAGAGCACAAGATGCTCATTCCGAACCATATGCTGCGTTTAGCTATCCAAGAATGGATTGGAAACAATGGTTAAGACCAGCCTGAATTTCGGAAATCTCTTGCATTGTGTTGTTATTATGAATGCACCACTCATCTAGGATTTGAATGTGGTGCTGCTTGTTGCCTGTTGGTAGTGTATATAAACATATGGAGTATTGATTATTACTTTCGCCAAGTAATTAATAAAACATTCATTCAATAGTTTAACAGTGTGCTgcaacaaaattttaaattttaatttcttattcatATTCATTGGTTTTTATTTCTGGGatggattttaattttgtacTATGCGCATGTTTGGTAGGGTGGATAACTCATCCAGTGATAGAATTATAAGTTATGCACATAAATAGGGACTCTATTTAATTTGGACCTTATACGTAATTGGATTACAAATTAGATGCTATATCAATTCGTTAATACTATGGACAATTGAGTTAGAATGATTTTTTATCCTTAATGAGTTTTAACTAATATGGATTGTTCCTGGATATATGAGGCAATCAtatgtaattttataaataaagatCATTAGTCCTCAACTCCTCATAATAAAGTGATCTTATATTGTTATATACAATTATCTCTCATTATTCTACTTTTTCGACCTCTCTAGTTTTCAATCCAACTTATATGTTTTATGCGTGCATGTCGTAAAGTTCATAAGGGAGAATAAGATCTTGTAAACTTTGAGTGATGCATAAGAAAATGAACTTAAATAACTAGATTTTAAGATTAATTTGATTATTTGTTTGGTGAAACTCGTCATGCACGCAGCACAATCTATTTATTTGTTAGTTTTACCATGCTCTTATTTTTTTGTTCAACTGCCACTTTTCTTAAAAATCTTAACTAAACTATTATGATTATAAGTTtgatacaaaaaaaattacagcatatttaaaaaattactaaaatatagtactacatatttttattgtaaCGTGCATAGACAAACATTTCTAAACAGTCAAAAGCATGGGATATGATACAACACTAAGTTTTATTTTACATGTGTCTATATTAAGTTAAAAATATTGTCTTTTGGGCGAGTATTTTGAGCTCTTTTTTTCTGAAATTGTAAAACTAATAGTGGAGGGAAACTCACCAGTCCGACGACCAAGCCTCATAGCTAAGTGGATTGGAAGATGCTTCACAGAATATACCATAAAATAAGTAAAACGAGATGATTAACAAGATAAACGAGAAGTCCCGGGAGGCGGAATCCCGTCGACAACTCAAGCTTAAACAAAGTGcggaaaataaaacagaaagaaatttaaattcatatattcattcaTTCCTTTATTGAAAGGAATAATAAtgacacatatttataatgttaattaccctaacttaaggaacaagaaaatatcTTAAACATATATGAAACAGATATGACAAAtcactaattaactaattaataaagatatgggGATCTTCATAGATATGCACGTATCAGGTGTTCCTGGAGTATGGGGCTGCAGTGTGGTGGAATCAGTCACTTAAAAAAGTTTATCCAACACagttttttgtgtgtgtgagttggtcAAACGGTAAAAAGGTTAATGTTTGGAGCTAAAGGTCTCAGGTAGActcttttaaattaaaataaatttatctattaaaaaaagaaaagaaaaatctaAAGGCAGATGCATCATTAGCAGTATTAAATTCTGAATCGGGATAATTGAATGTAGAAAGAGTGGGAGAAGATGTTGGGTCGTTTTCAAGAAATGCATACGTGGGACTTGAGACCTAACTTTCCCAACCATATATAgagattatgtatttttttttctttttagtatttcgGCAGTATACTCCGTATAACTACTCCATATTCATCTGTTTCAAGGGAGCCATTTTGTTGTGCGACACCTCACTTtgttttcagatttttttgtcGTATgctttttatattaatttaggtTTTTCAAAATGTTGCATTTTTTTGTTGAGGaaagtaataataatatttgtcagaaaataaaaattatcatcaTACAATAACATATACTGCCAAAAAATTGATTTGAGTACCTAACTGTAGGATAAATCAActcaaataaacatttttttttcaaacaaatCAAATTATATAGTAAAAGAATAAGAGATTATGGTTACAATCAATGTCCGAACTAATTTTTAGTGTCGATCTGTTGAACCCGTCATTGTTAGCttgttttaggtcattgtaagacATTATTAGTttgttttaggtcattttataaAATCCGAATTTGAAAAATACAAATGATTTAATGAAACGTATGGACCATTACTAAAAGTAATAAGTAAAATATAAATGTGACATATAACTAGCCGACTAATCGAAAAAAAAACCTATGACAAGTAATATCATATAGAGAGTATAATTTAGGTGTAAGTTGTCTTATTCATTTTGTTGATCGGGGGGACTATGCACTTATCCTTAATTGAAGGTGTTACTTTTCATATATAACgaagcacatctcaagattagCACCATTAGTTAAAAAGTAATCAAACTTGTTGGAGGATCACATCTTGTCGCACCTaaaaaggagagagagaaaatcgAAATTTGCACGaaaataagaaattatttattggattaacTTATTCGTAACACGTATCAACAAACTATCCATTACTTTGAAATACTTATGATATAATTATGTACCGATTAAATTATTGAACTAAACTATCTCCGATCAATTCCCGCTTTTGTTATAAATGTAATTGAAAGAGAGatgtcgggtcgggtcgggtcgtcGGATTCTGGATGTTGCTCATGATTGACATTTCTAGATAAGTTCTACGTGAGAAATTTACTTTAGATGCTTAATCCTTTCAACAAATATATTGACAAAAACAAATTACTATTTTGGACCACGAATTCAAGTACTCAACCAATATACCTTGCAAGTGCaaggatattttatttatactaccctgatttttttttcaaaaaatgacATGTATTGAATATACAATAATTTGCCTTGTACGGTGCCGCTTATTTTAATTGACTAGCTAGTTATATTTATTCTATAGAATATGACAATTAGATTACAAAAGATTAATAGTATTAGTAAATATTATCTTTCTAGAAGATAATGCATGTTTATCTTCGCAAACCCTTATTAATCCTTTTTTAGAATCCccatataaaattatttgttaCTCCATTCTTTACTACTTTGACCTtagaaaaatatacaaaattaatcaattaattattcttttttttttattcttttccttCTTCCTTTATACAGTATGTATGAATAAAAGATCTTCATTTTTTCGGAAACGACAACGCAAATGATTACGCCACGTGTTAGTCCTGTATGCATGCAGCATGTGGAATTTAGGATCATAAAActttatattagtaattaaatGCCGCCTAAATTAACCTTATGTGATATTTTATGTAATAAATTGGAGTATATAAATCGAGCATTATTAACTTTGTACGTATATGGTTGGTATTAATCAAGTAAATTAATCTCCCGTGATCGAGCAAAAAGATCTATCGTCAATGGCTTTTTAAAGTCATCTAACTAAATTAACTAGATCGTACATGagcaaataaaacaaattaaagtaAGCGCAATGCTCAATTTTCTCTAACTTTAAAGAACATAAACATGGATTGTATtatataagaaattaattttaaacATTAAATGCTAAACACATCGTTATAAATatggatatatatataggattgtgatcaagatagaaccattcttaaacgtagaacaaatgccaaacggaggtcgttagatcttttaatccaatggtgttgatttgcacaacaacttcccattacaaccaaaactattattaatgggtgaatgcagataagtgaaaaaataaagcatgcatggactctttttcgtttcattcattcttccatcaacatgtgagttttttcacatgttgagtccggaatgtcgtgaaaacatagtctaatatgtatgatttttaatcttgaccgtcattttttcctcatccaatgaataaaatatatacatatatatatagaggagcgttattctcatattcatcccttagatcctttattcttcttaatatgggatgttagatctcattcatcaacggtccagatgagttgcattattacactataatggtgcattattagtcggtgtgcattattcaactgaaaatctgcattattacacaataat is part of the Salvia splendens isolate huo1 chromosome 6, SspV2, whole genome shotgun sequence genome and encodes:
- the LOC121809656 gene encoding U-box domain-containing protein 34-like isoform X2: MTIVAVAVKSSDGRGSQRALGWAMENLMHTSDRLLLVRVMPPITCVPTPCTLASLSHLSPRHRPHTPSYVCPILEFGGSVPITELDESVVETYTNDMQAKSEENLSTFRYLYRTQKIETLLLEGDNPASALLRYISDSGATSLVLGSSSSNYFSRTPKDSEVPSVVLKHAPDTCKIYVVSANKIISNSLNPMSTSDSKYKNYLSDVSHLPSHSRTTTFSSVDPDALKETSYQASEERLSDMSRKKEFPSISSTLSKQSDIRAEIEQLRLEVENTTTMYNQACQDLVHAHNRVHLLSSECIQEAQRVNAAQEREVNLRKIAALEREKYLEAEKEADVAKKLLAEETYERQMAELMIHKESLEKNRIVDALMFGDLRYRRYTRDDIHIATCSFEEDKLIGEGAYGKVYKCRLDHTSVAVKTLHPEASDRKKEFLKEVEVLSQLRHPHIVLLLGACPELGCLVYEYMENGSLEDHILPRRGRPPLPWPLRFRIAFEVACGLSFLHHTKPEPIVHRDLKPGNILLDKYYVSKIGDVGLAKFISDLVPDNITEYGESVIAGTLFYMDPEYQRTGTLRPKSDLYSFGVIVLQLLAARHPNGLIMKFENAMSSGNFSDVLDKSVADWPLAEAVQLIQVALNCCKLRCRDRPDLDTEVLPVLKKLAEFADSSRLSQRDLRQPPKHYYCPILQETMENPFIAADGFSYEHYAIEAWLDRHDVSPVTKQKLEHKMLIPNHMLRLAIQEWIGNNG
- the LOC121809656 gene encoding U-box domain-containing protein 34-like isoform X1, which encodes MTIVAVAVKSSDGRGSQRALGWAMENLMHTSDRLLLVRVMPPITCVPTPCTLASLSHLSPRHRPHTPSYVCPILEFAGGSVPITELDESVVETYTNDMQAKSEENLSTFRYLYRTQKIETLLLEGDNPASALLRYISDSGATSLVLGSSSSNYFSRTPKDSEVPSVVLKHAPDTCKIYVVSANKIISNSLNPMSTSDSKYKNYLSDVSHLPSHSRTTTFSSVDPDALKETSYQASEERLSDMSRKKEFPSISSTLSKQSDIRAEIEQLRLEVENTTTMYNQACQDLVHAHNRVHLLSSECIQEAQRVNAAQEREVNLRKIAALEREKYLEAEKEADVAKKLLAEETYERQMAELMIHKESLEKNRIVDALMFGDLRYRRYTRDDIHIATCSFEEDKLIGEGAYGKVYKCRLDHTSVAVKTLHPEASDRKKEFLKEVEVLSQLRHPHIVLLLGACPELGCLVYEYMENGSLEDHILPRRGRPPLPWPLRFRIAFEVACGLSFLHHTKPEPIVHRDLKPGNILLDKYYVSKIGDVGLAKFISDLVPDNITEYGESVIAGTLFYMDPEYQRTGTLRPKSDLYSFGVIVLQLLAARHPNGLIMKFENAMSSGNFSDVLDKSVADWPLAEAVQLIQVALNCCKLRCRDRPDLDTEVLPVLKKLAEFADSSRLSQRDLRQPPKHYYCPILQETMENPFIAADGFSYEHYAIEAWLDRHDVSPVTKQKLEHKMLIPNHMLRLAIQEWIGNNG
- the LOC121809656 gene encoding U-box domain-containing protein 34-like isoform X3, which gives rise to MTIVAVAVKSSDGRGSQRALGWAMENLMHTSDRLLLVRVMPPITCVPTPSGGSVPITELDESVVETYTNDMQAKSEENLSTFRYLYRTQKIETLLLEGDNPASALLRYISDSGATSLVLGSSSSNYFSRTPKDSEVPSVVLKHAPDTCKIYVVSANKIISNSLNPMSTSDSKYKNYLSDVSHLPSHSRTTTFSSVDPDALKETSYQASEERLSDMSRKKEFPSISSTLSKQSDIRAEIEQLRLEVENTTTMYNQACQDLVHAHNRVHLLSSECIQEAQRVNAAQEREVNLRKIAALEREKYLEAEKEADVAKKLLAEETYERQMAELMIHKESLEKNRIVDALMFGDLRYRRYTRDDIHIATCSFEEDKLIGEGAYGKVYKCRLDHTSVAVKTLHPEASDRKKEFLKEVEVLSQLRHPHIVLLLGACPELGCLVYEYMENGSLEDHILPRRGRPPLPWPLRFRIAFEVACGLSFLHHTKPEPIVHRDLKPGNILLDKYYVSKIGDVGLAKFISDLVPDNITEYGESVIAGTLFYMDPEYQRTGTLRPKSDLYSFGVIVLQLLAARHPNGLIMKFENAMSSGNFSDVLDKSVADWPLAEAVQLIQVALNCCKLRCRDRPDLDTEVLPVLKKLAEFADSSRLSQRDLRQPPKHYYCPILQETMENPFIAADGFSYEHYAIEAWLDRHDVSPVTKQKLEHKMLIPNHMLRLAIQEWIGNNG
- the LOC121809656 gene encoding U-box domain-containing protein 34-like isoform X4; this translates as MTIVAVAVKSSDGRGSQRALGWAMENLMHTSDRLLLVRVMPPITCVPTPCGSVPITELDESVVETYTNDMQAKSEENLSTFRYLYRTQKIETLLLEGDNPASALLRYISDSGATSLVLGSSSSNYFSRTPKDSEVPSVVLKHAPDTCKIYVVSANKIISNSLNPMSTSDSKYKNYLSDVSHLPSHSRTTTFSSVDPDALKETSYQASEERLSDMSRKKEFPSISSTLSKQSDIRAEIEQLRLEVENTTTMYNQACQDLVHAHNRVHLLSSECIQEAQRVNAAQEREVNLRKIAALEREKYLEAEKEADVAKKLLAEETYERQMAELMIHKESLEKNRIVDALMFGDLRYRRYTRDDIHIATCSFEEDKLIGEGAYGKVYKCRLDHTSVAVKTLHPEASDRKKEFLKEVEVLSQLRHPHIVLLLGACPELGCLVYEYMENGSLEDHILPRRGRPPLPWPLRFRIAFEVACGLSFLHHTKPEPIVHRDLKPGNILLDKYYVSKIGDVGLAKFISDLVPDNITEYGESVIAGTLFYMDPEYQRTGTLRPKSDLYSFGVIVLQLLAARHPNGLIMKFENAMSSGNFSDVLDKSVADWPLAEAVQLIQVALNCCKLRCRDRPDLDTEVLPVLKKLAEFADSSRLSQRDLRQPPKHYYCPILQETMENPFIAADGFSYEHYAIEAWLDRHDVSPVTKQKLEHKMLIPNHMLRLAIQEWIGNNG